ACAATAACCGTTGTTGCATTCTTTCTCGTCTCGCCTCGCTATTAGTTTGCCAATCACGATTACATCCTCTTTTTTTGAAGTGAGAAATAATGTAGCAGTGGGCAACGAGATGGAGTAGTGAGGTGAGGTAGCAACGACGGCAATAGAAAagcaacaaaagaagaaaaaaaaaaaaaaaggaagccCTCAAAACATAGCGCAAGTAGTAAAGctcctaaatttttttagaagtGACAGGAGATCAACTATTGgtgaaaatagaaatatttcATTTAGTGGGGACTGATCACGTGTCCACTTGAGAATGTAAAAGATTGCGACAATATCCGATTTACTTGAAGACTACAGAGGGATATGTCAGTCTCCTCCAAAACTATACAAGCAAAGTTCAAACacttggataaaaaaaaaaaagagagggagacagaagaaaggagaaagatgGGAACCCAACAAAATTGATAAAGGATGACGTTTACCTTATTAAGAAtgcacaaaatcgcactccaaaaaaatgagagaaataatCCCCAATAagaaatgtcaaaattttggaaCACCGTTCAAATATGGTTATATTGGTGAAGATGatataatattacaataaatttatttgtaaaatttaacaTCTTATTCAAGGactttaaaacaaaattttataggaACCCAAACCCCATCTTGGCAATACATAGTCAACCAAGTCTACGCaagattattttcttaaataatatcaaatttatgtCAGATAAGGAGATGGGTTCCATTTGGcctcataaaaaaatttaaaaaaaaaaatgccagaaAAGTTGTGGGGGCAAAAGGGTCAAATTCCAGCTGAATAAAGGTTGGTTTCAGTTGGCTAGTGTATCTTACATATGCTCCATTCCATCAACTAAATGGCAGGACTTTCATTTTTAGCCCCACTTTTTCAATCAAATCTACCATCCACCTACTTAACTCCTTTCCCATTCTtccttcattcatttttttgtcaaagGCAAGAGCAGCTGCAATTCTTTCTTTGTCTCTGCCTGTCAACAAGACCCACCTTCCTTTTGGGGGGAGGGGCCCTTGTGACAAGAAGtaaaaataaggaaacaaaacaataatttattaataagattttcaaaaataggtgaaaattaaaataactttatttttttagaatttcttTTTGGAGTTAAATAAGGGTGGGACTCATCATTCAccttaccccccccccccccccccccccccccacttcTGCTGCTGGGGTACTCTTTTGACTTTGAGAGTCTTGAATAACTTATGatgctatttatttaaaatataatatgtcaGTATTTAAGATcagttatatgaattttaattcattttatcTAGAGtctatgttatttaatttaactaaaattacttaataaaataagaattcagtgagaaatttttataaaaatgttattattaattatattttctcacAAAAAAAGGTTTATAAAGATTCATCACTTCTCATGTATTAACTATTAACACCAACCCTTTGATGGATAAACAAGCAACCGGAACGGGTACACAGCTTgccattagagacaagataatTATCTTAGCCGCCTTTTTCACTCTTAATGGCCAGCCAAAACTTAATACCCCTGAAGCAAGAAGGCAAGAATCCTTGGGGACCATGATGTTGTTCAAATTTACAGTGTTTGGAGTCTTTATCAGTCTGTACATGTGGTTCTTGTTAACTGGACACAAGCTTATGAAGAATGAGTTGGAGAACTTATATTCCTTTGGAGAAAGACTGGCCACTAGTTTTTTTGGTGGTTTCTGTAGCTCTTAGCTTGACAATCGGGATGGAATTCTTCCATTTAGCAGATATAGTTTGGGGACAAGCAAGTTTTCCCTTTTGAAGGGTCTAAAAACCTGATAAGATGATAATGCTGATTTTGTGGAGATGCTTTTAGCTTGATAGATGGCTGCTGAATCTCCATATTTATTACATTCCTGATCTgggtttcaaaacttttttcTAATAAGGTAGGATCCTGGGTTGTTCTTTTTGCCCTTCATCTGGCGTGAAGGTCTGAACTCTGAGCTATGGGGTTTTGGAGAGATGGGTGGAGGGTTGTTTGAGAACTGGGTTTCTCTGTAGATGAGAGGAAGAGAGTATTTTCTATCAACAGTTCCTGATTCTACATGATAGTTAGGTTGGGATTTGTGGTTGCTGCTTCTATTGCAGCATATGCAGTTAAGCAGCTTAATATCAGAAGTTCAAGGTCATCAGTCTCTTTGATCAAGCCTTCAGGTATCTAATTCATGGCTTGTATATAATTCATCCAAGAAAACCGCTTTGCGGCTGTATCATTTTTTGTCATGAACAAAGTTCGCATACTGTTTGAAAAAATGTCTGTGAGAGTGCTGGCAGTTTATCTGCTCGTCGAAGAATGAATATTATGTTCTGGTTTTCTCGTGTAAttcattttaattaaactttgtCACTGTTGTGAAACTGGGATTCAGAAAATGGCGAATTATCGACTGAACAGCCTTGCATTGAGGAAGATAAGGAACACTTCAAGTATTCTGGCGATGGCCCCAATGAACAGGATGTGAGTATTGATGTCAACCTTGATTAAGCTCATGTTTATTCTCTGAttgaataattttcaatttttgtattacaaatgcttttttttttcttctgaaGACAAGGTTGGACAGAACTTTCTATTTTGTGCTTGCTTTTGGATATTGACAAATAATTTGTACATTGTAGggggaggaggaagaggagaaagaagaggTAAAATTAATTAGTGGCGTGATAAACCCGGCTCTAGGTAATTCAGCCGATCTTGAAGATGAGATTTTGCCTGAATTTGAAAATCTTCTATCTGGGGAGATCGATTTTCCATTACCCAATGACAAGTATGATACAGAGAGGACTTCCAAGGCAGAGAAAGACAAAGTTTATGAAAGTGAGATGGCTGACAATGCAAATGAACTGGAGCGGCTGCGGAATTTAGTTGAAGAATTGGAGGAGAGGGAAGTGAAGCTAGAAGGCGAATTGCTTGAGTACTATGGTTTGAAAGAGCAGGAGTCAGACATCACTGAACTTCAAAGGCAGCTCAAGATTAAGGCAGTAGAGATTGACATGCTGAACATAACCATCAACTCCCTGCAGGCTGAAAGGAAAAAGCTTCAGGAAGAGGTTTCTCTGGGAGCTTCTGCAAGGAGAGAGCTGGAGGTGGCCAGGAATAAGATAAAGGAGCTGCAGAGGCAGATTCAGCTTGAAGCTAGTCAGACAAAAGGCCAGCTATTGTTGCTCAAACAACAAGTTAGTGGTCTTCAAGCGAAGGAGGAAGAAGCCTTCAGGAAAGATGCTGAAGTTGAGAGGAAGCTTAAAGCTTTCAAGGAATTAGAGGTGGAGGTTGTGGAGCTCaagaggaagaacaaagaaCTTCAGCATGAAAAGAGAGAATTGACAATTAAACTAGATGCTGCTGAGTCTAGAATTGCATCCCTTTCAAACTTGACAGAGGTACAAATCTGAAGTTTTCTATTGCATCTGTATGCATTATTATGGACTTATTTGAATCTGTACTGTAGTTGCTTACACTTCTCTCAATTGATATAACTTGCTTTTTCTCCTACTTTAGTTGAGAAAAAACTAGAGTATATTAGGGTTACATGAAATACATAATGGACTTGGTACCTCAAGAATAGTTGCTAAATTCAGAAAACTCCACCATCCATCTCTTAGTTTAGGATTCAAATATTTGCAAAAGTAGATATGGCTATAGATAGATACAATTGGTGAAAGAGAATCAATGAAGCCGACCCCAcccagtgggattaaggctttaTGTTCACAAAAGAAACATGTTGAAGATGATCCGATTTCCAGATGATAGATGCATTAACACTACATAGGTATGGGCATGTGCATGCAATCAATTGCACTCAATTCTAACATTCTAAGCATCATTCTGGCTGCAGAGTGAAATGGTTGCCAAGGTGAGACAGGAGGTCAACAATTTAAGGCACACAAATGAAGATCTTTTAAAGCAAGTTGAAGGACTTCAAATGAATAGGTTCAGTGAAGTAGAGGAGCTAGTGTACCTTCGTTGGGTCAATGCATGCTTGAGGTATGAGCTGCGTAACTACCAGACACCACCTGGGAAAACATCAGCCCGTGATCTCAACAAGAGTTTGAGCCCACGATCACAAGAGAAAGCTAAACAACTGATGTTAGAATATGCAGGATCAGAACGTGGACAAGGAGACACAGACCTTGACAGCAATTTCTCTCACCCATCATCTCCAGGAAGTGAGGATTTTGACAATGCTTCTATGGACAGTTCTACAAGTAGATATAGTAATATCAGCAAAAAGCCTAGCTTGATTCAGAAACTAAAGAAATGGGGCAAAAGCAGGGATGATTCAAGCACTCTTTCTTCACCAGCTAGATCCCTTGGGGGAAGCTCTCCTAGCAGGATTAGTATGAGCCTGAGGCCAAGGGGCCCACTGGAAGCCCTTATGTTGAGAAATGCAGGTGATGGTGTAGCCATCACTACATTTGGGAAAGCAGAgcaggaagcttctgaatctCCTGAAACTCCAAAGGTTTCTTCTGGTGACTCGATGAACAATGTTGCAGAGTCATTCCACTTGATGTCTAAATCAGTTGAAGggattttagatgaaaaataccCAGCATATAAAGACCGGCATAAATTGGCTTTGGAGAGGGAGAagcaaatcaaagaaaaagctGATCAAGCAAGGGCTGCCAGGTTTGGCAACAATTCAAAATTAAGTTCTGGTTTGGAGCCTAGATCCAAAGGAGAGAAGGATAAATCCTTAAGTTTGCCACCAAAACTTGCTCAGATAAAGGAAAAAGTAGTGGTCTCTGGTGACTCAAGTGACCAACCCAGTGATAGCAAAATTGCTGATCCTCAAGTAGTGAGCAAGATACAGCTTGCTAATATTGAGAAAAGACCTCCCCGTGTCCCTCGACCACCTCCTAAACCATCTGGAGGTGCTCCTATTGGTGCAAATACTAATCCTACAAGTGGCATACCAGCACCTCCATCTACGCCGCCACCTCCACCAGGTatcccaccaccaccacccatTCCCGGTGGACCTCCTCGGCCACCTCCTCCACCAGGAAGCTTACCAAGAGGGTCAGGGACTGGGGAAAAAGTCCATCGTGCTCCTGAAGTAGTTGAATTTTACCAGTCATTGATGAAACGTGAGGCTAAGAAGGATACGCCATCATTGATATCTTCAACATCTAGTTCAGCAGATGCTAGGAGCAACATTGTCGGGGAGATTGAGAATAGATCATCATTCCTCCTAGCTGTATGAATTAATTTCTCTAGATTGCAGTTAACTTCATAAAATTTGGAGTATAAATGCTCTTTACATATCCTGACAAAGATTAAAACTGCTTTTTCGGAATTCAGGTGAAAGCTGACGTGGAAACTCAAGGTGATTTTGTCCAGTCTCTGGCAACTGAAGTCCGAGCAGCATCCTTTACCAATATACATGATTTGGTGTCCTTTGTGAACTGGCTGGATGAAGAACTCTCTTTCTTGGTATGCCTATTAGTCTGCTTTATTGAAATGAATTATTCATTATGCCACTGAACAACCAGTGTTTTGTAGATCAAAAGGAATGAAATTtgtcatataatataatatcatatgCATCAaaagatatatgaaaatttccaacaaACTTTGCCTTGGTCCAACAAAATATCTTCTCTAAGAAAAATCAGATGGGCTCAATTCTTGTTTGACGTTCATTAGCAAGAacaaattgttaaaaaaatgatGATATCTGGTCCTACATCAGTTCAACTTTATTTACTACCCTTGGCATCTGCAGTGAAATGTTATTAACCAATAAACcatcagaattttttttttttttttttctgtctaTAAGTCATCTTTTCAATCTGTCTCTTGTAAGGTTGACGAGCGAGCAGTCCTCAAGCACTTTGATTGGCCAGATGGGAAAGCAGATGCTCTAAGAGAGGCGGCCTTCGAATACCAGGACCTGGTGAAGCTGGAGCGGCAAGTGTCCTCCTTTGATGATGATCCCAAACTCCCTTGTGAAACTGCTTTGAAGAAAATGTACAAGTTGCTTGAAAAGTATGTATCTCTTCTTCTCAtgcatgtttattttttttgataatttctcaTGCATGTTTACTAGTTGATATAGAGCATTAAGATGGCTAATATTCAGGGAAAGGCCTCTCTTAATTCATTGCTGCTCTTGGGAAATATGCTGTTCAGATAGTTGAAGAGGTTGACGGCAAGCATTTGTAGCAATAGTAAGGTTGCTTCTTTGTGATTGAAAAGTCACAGGTTTGGGTGGTGAAAATGACATCTTTACAAAGCAAGACAAGGCTGTGTATAGCAACAACCATCTCCCAACCCTAGCAAAGCAAGCAGCCTCATGCACTGGGGACAACCTAGATAGTTTGAAGAGGATTCTCGAAAACCAAATCATAGAAGATCACATGAAAAAAACCATCATTTTGATACCCTGAGCAGTTTACTCATCATTTCAAGTTTACCTTAAAGTTTATCTCATGGTTCCATAATATTTGCGTGATCATCAACTTCCTTTGGAAATTATCCGTCtcatttgtaaaatttaaagttgCTGGTGGTATCCTCATGTTCAATTTCATTTACAGGGTGGAACAGAGTGTCTATGCGCTCTTGCGTACCAGGGACATGGCTGTTTCACGATATAGAGAATTTGGAATTCCCATTGATTGGCTGCTGGACTCTGGAGTAGTAGGAAAGGTATGTTTCACCACTAGAAGAAACAAATTTCACGTTGCTTAAATGCTACAATCGTCTTGTCTATGCTTTAGCTGAGGCATATCATATGTAAATTGGGTTGTAATCTCCACTTATTATACGGCAAGCTCTTATTCGGTGTTGTCTCCCAACTTTTATTTCAGTAGTAGTTGTCTCTATGCTGTTAT
The sequence above is a segment of the Diospyros lotus cultivar Yz01 chromosome 7, ASM1463336v1, whole genome shotgun sequence genome. Coding sequences within it:
- the LOC127806408 gene encoding protein CHUP1, chloroplastic, which translates into the protein MIVRLGFVVAASIAAYAVKQLNIRSSRSSVSLIKPSENGELSTEQPCIEEDKEHFKYSGDGPNEQDGEEEEEKEEVKLISGVINPALGNSADLEDEILPEFENLLSGEIDFPLPNDKYDTERTSKAEKDKVYESEMADNANELERLRNLVEELEEREVKLEGELLEYYGLKEQESDITELQRQLKIKAVEIDMLNITINSLQAERKKLQEEVSLGASARRELEVARNKIKELQRQIQLEASQTKGQLLLLKQQVSGLQAKEEEAFRKDAEVERKLKAFKELEVEVVELKRKNKELQHEKRELTIKLDAAESRIASLSNLTESEMVAKVRQEVNNLRHTNEDLLKQVEGLQMNRFSEVEELVYLRWVNACLRYELRNYQTPPGKTSARDLNKSLSPRSQEKAKQLMLEYAGSERGQGDTDLDSNFSHPSSPGSEDFDNASMDSSTSRYSNISKKPSLIQKLKKWGKSRDDSSTLSSPARSLGGSSPSRISMSLRPRGPLEALMLRNAGDGVAITTFGKAEQEASESPETPKVSSGDSMNNVAESFHLMSKSVEGILDEKYPAYKDRHKLALEREKQIKEKADQARAARFGNNSKLSSGLEPRSKGEKDKSLSLPPKLAQIKEKVVVSGDSSDQPSDSKIADPQVVSKIQLANIEKRPPRVPRPPPKPSGGAPIGANTNPTSGIPAPPSTPPPPPGIPPPPPIPGGPPRPPPPPGSLPRGSGTGEKVHRAPEVVEFYQSLMKREAKKDTPSLISSTSSSADARSNIVGEIENRSSFLLAVKADVETQGDFVQSLATEVRAASFTNIHDLVSFVNWLDEELSFLVDERAVLKHFDWPDGKADALREAAFEYQDLVKLERQVSSFDDDPKLPCETALKKMYKLLEKVEQSVYALLRTRDMAVSRYREFGIPIDWLLDSGVVGKIKLSSVQLAKKYMKRVATELDVLSGPEKEPNREFLLLQGVRFAFRVHQFAGGFDADSMKAFEELRSRVRAQTGEDNKLEA